In Palaemon carinicauda isolate YSFRI2023 chromosome 28, ASM3689809v2, whole genome shotgun sequence, a single genomic region encodes these proteins:
- the LOC137621864 gene encoding trichohyalin-like: MFSLEQNLHRLAMLRLEQNLHRQAMVRLEQNLHRLAMLRLEQNLHRQAMVRLEQNLHRLAMLRLEQNLHRQAMFRLEQNLHRLAMLRLEQNLHRQAMFRLEQNLHRLAMLRLEQNLHRQAMLRLEQNLHRLAMLRLEQNLHRQAMLRLEQNLHRLAMLRLEQNLHRLAMLRLEQNLHRQAMLRLEQNLHRLAMLRLEQNLHRQAMLRLEQNLHRLAMLRLEQNFQRQAMLRLEQNLHRQAMFGIE; this comes from the coding sequence atgtttagtCTAGAGCAGAATCTTCATCGCCTGGCAATGCTTAGACTAgagcagaatcttcatcgccaggcaatggtTCGACTAGAGCAGAATCTTCATCGCCTGGCAATGCTTAGACTAgagcagaatcttcatcgccaggcaatggtTCGACTAGAGCAGAATCTTCATCGCCTGGCAATGCTTAGACTAgagcagaatcttcatcgccaggcaatgtttcGACTAGAGCAGAATCTTCATCGCCTGGCAATGCTTAGACTAgagcagaatcttcatcgccaggcaatgtttcGACTAGAGCAGAATCTTCATCGCCTGGCAATGCTTAGACTAgagcagaatcttcatcgccaggcaatgcttCGACTAGAGCAGAATCTTCATCGCCTGGCAATGCTTAGACTAgagcagaatcttcatcgccaggcaatgcttCGACTAGAGCAGAATCTTCATCGCCTGGCAATGCTTAGACTAGAGCAGAATCTTCACCGCCTGGCAATGCTTCGACTAGAGCAGAATCTTCACCGCCAGGCAATGCTCAGACTAGAGCAGAATCTTCACCGCCTGGCAATGCTTCGACTAGAGCAGAATCTTCACCGCCAGGCAATGCTCAGACTAGAGCAGAATCTTCACCGCCTGGCAATGCTTAGACTAGAGCAGAATTTTCAGCGCCAGGCAATGCTCAGACTAgagcagaatcttcatcgccaggcaatgtttgGAATAGAATAG
- the LOC137621865 gene encoding trichohyalin-like — protein MLRLEQNLHRQAMLRLEQNLHRLAMLRLEQNLHRQAMVRLEQNLHRLAMLRLEQNLHRQAMVRLEQNLHRLAMLRLEQNLHRQAMVRLEQNLHRLAMLRLEQNLHRQAMVRLEQNLHRLAMLRLEQNLHRQAMFRLEQNLHRLAMLRLEQNLHRQAMFRLEQNLHRLAMLRLEQNLHRQAMFRLEQNLHRLAMLRLEQNLHRLAMLRLEQNLHRLAMLRLEQNLHRLAMLRLEQNLHRQAMLRLEQNLHAWQCFD, from the coding sequence ATGCTTAGACTAgagcagaatcttcatcgccaggcaatgcttCGACTAGAGCAGAATCTTCATCGCCTGGCAATGCTTAGACTAgagcagaatcttcatcgccaggcaatggtTCGACTAGAGCAGAATCTTCATCGCCTGGCAATGCTTAGACTAgagcagaatcttcatcgccaggcaatggtTCGACTAGAGCAGAATCTTCATCGCCTGGCAATGCTTAGACTAgagcagaatcttcatcgccaggcaatggtTCGACTAGAGCAGAATCTTCATCGCCTGGCAATGCTTAGACTAgagcagaatcttcatcgccaggcaatggtTCGACTAGAGCAGAATCTTCATCGCCTGGCAATGCTTAGACTAgagcagaatcttcatcgccaggcaatgtttcGACTAGAGCAGAATCTTCATCGCCTGGCAATGCTTAGACTAgagcagaatcttcatcgccaggcaatgtttcGACTAGAGCAGAATCTTCATCGCCTGGCAATGCTTAGACTAgagcagaatcttcatcgccaggcaatgtttcGACTAGAGCAGAATCTTCATCGCCTGGCAATGCTTAGACTAGAGCAGAATCTTCATCGCCTGGCAATGCTTCGACTAGAGCAGAATCTTCATCGCCTGGCAATGCTTAGACTAGAGCAGAATCTTCATCGCCTGGCAATGCTTCGACTAGAGCAGAATCTTCACCGCCAGGCAATGCTCAGACTAGAGCAGAATCTTCACGCCTGGCAATGCTTCGACTAG